Sequence from the Rutidosis leptorrhynchoides isolate AG116_Rl617_1_P2 chromosome 3, CSIRO_AGI_Rlap_v1, whole genome shotgun sequence genome:
GGTAAGGATTTTATAATAGCTTCCAATTAGACATATAGGGCGATATTCGTTCAAGCcaatagggttaggttttttggGGATGAGGGTGAAGAAGGATGCATTACAACCTTTTGAAATTTCGGAGTTGGACCAGAACCAATCTAGCGCTTTAATGAGATCGTGTTTTATGAGCTCCCAATATTTTTTGAAGAATTTCATGTTAAAACCATCAGGGCCAGGTGCTTTCGAGCTTTCGCAGTCGTGGATAGCATCCCAAATTTCCTTTTCAAGGAATTCGGATTCAAGAAAGAGGTTATCTTGTGTGGAAATGAATTCAAGGTGGGGTGCATTATCAAAAGGACAGTGATTGTTAAGTTTGTTAGATTTAAATAGATTTTTGAAGTAAAGATATGTTTCATGTTTTATGACATTGGGATCTTCAATCCAAGTACCGTTAAGAGATAAACCATGtaaattatttttactattacgttTTTAATGAAATTGTGGAAGTATTTCGAATTTTCATCTCCTTCGAGAGCCCATTTAATTCTAGatttttgttttaacatgttagCTTTCTTTTTTTCTTTATCTAGGTGTGAAAATTTATCTTCAAGCCAATTGTTTTTCTCGGATTCGGATAGAGGTCTAGTTTCAGCTAAGGCTTCCCATTCGTTAATATTTTTTAAGTGATCTAGAATTTGAGTATCAAGATTATCAAGTTGAGCACTATGTTTTTTAAGTTCTAATTTGACGTTTTTCAGTTTGTTACGGAAGATACAGTCCGGACGATTTCCAGTCATAGGGATAGACCAGGCCCGAGTGATGATCGAATCAGCGTCTTTGAGGTCAAGCCAAGTGTTAAAGACACGAATTGGTTTAGGACCAGAATTGAAGTAAGTGTTCCTAAGGAGTATGGGGCAATGGTCAGATAGATCACGGTCGAGAGTTTTGGAGGAGATGTTAGGCCATATTTTTGGGATGTCATCTGAAACGAGGAATCTGTCTAGTTTACTGAATTTCATTCTTTTAATGCAGATTCTAGTGAATTTTTTACCGCCAAGGGGGGATGTCAATTAGTCCGAAGTTATTAATGAAGTTATTAAAATTAGTGGCCCATTGTTGATTAAATTCACAATTCATGTGTTCTGAGGCTTTTCTAACTTCATTAAAGTCACCGAATATGATGAAAGGAATTGTGAGGGAGTTTATAAGGGAAGATAACTCAGACCATAGTCTTTGTTTTTTGGAAGAGGAGTGTGGGCCGTATACATTTATGAATGCAATCTTAGAATCATAACCCACCCATGATCCGCAAATTGCAAGAAAAAATTCGCCTTCAATAGCGTGATCGAAGACGAATGTATTACAGTCCCAAATAGTGATGATTCCCCCTGATGCCCCAACCGAATCTTTTTGGACGAATTTGAAGTCGGAGTTTCCCCAGAATGATTCAATGATGTTATCATGAGTGTGTTCACATTTAGTTTCCTGTAGTCCAAGTATAGTAGGTTTCTCTTTGTTACAAATACGTTTAAGCCAAGTAATTTTACCCAATTGCCCAAGTCCCCGAATGTTAAGAGATATCGTACACATTATAAAATTAAGATAAAAAACGAGAGAGAAGGAGAGAGGTTACCGGATATTCCACTGGATACCAACATTATGTACAAATTCATTTGTGTCCAAGCTTTTGTCTTTAGAGGAGCTCGATATTTTTTTGTTATTACCACGTCCAGGAGCAGTAGCAGAAACATGAGTATGACCCGATGCATTATCCTCATTTAAAGACGATGATTTACAACGTTTAGAGAGTTGTGAAAAACGTAGTTTTTGGCCACTTCTCGCAAGATGTTTGATGTACAACATGTTAGATCTTGGCCGGTTTTTCGAATTAGGGATGGGGATCTCGGTAGTGGTGCGGGTCGATTTGGATTTTAGTATATCGTCTTTGATGCTTCTCTTAAAAGGGTGATCTTTTTCTTTAGGGATCAATTTCGGTTTAAATTTATCGGAGAGCTTTTGTTTTGTTTTGGGTTTGTTCTTACCGGTGTGGAGAAGCTCATTAAGGTTGAATGGATCGGAAGAAGTGGTGGCGGTATGGGGTGGAGGTGGGTCAGGCATGAGGTTCATAGGAGATATAGGTCGAGTCTGTTTAGGTGATGGGGGGTCATTAGGAGTCGAGTCAGGCATAGATGTGCCATGGTTGTCCTTGTGTTGGAGACTAAAATAAGATGGGGAATTTAATGATGGGCTTGTATTTCGGTTATGAAGATTAATGGGCTGAGAAGGTATTGGGCTTGATGGGATGTGATCAGTAGGTGGATCTGAATAAATGGGTTGGGTAGAAGGGATACTGGGATTAGTTAAAGGCGTATCAGATTGTGCTTTGGGAAGAGGAGAGGGATCGGGACTTGGTGATTCAGGGATAACCTCATTAAAACCATAGCCGTTGGGACAATTAATATTAGATTGATTCAAGCTGTTGCTACAATCATGGCAGTTATTAATGTCGAGACTATTCGTTTCCATTCGTTTGGTATTACCTGAGTAAGGAGTCGAAGAGTTTTGATCAGAGT
This genomic interval carries:
- the LOC139899850 gene encoding uncharacterized protein, giving the protein MCTISLNIRGLGQLGKITWLKRICNKEKPTILGLQETKCEHTHDNIIESFWGNSDFKFVQKDSVGASGGIITIWDCNTFVFDHAIEGEFFLAICGSWVGYDSKIAFINVYGPHSSSKKQRLWSELSSLINSLTIPFIIFGDFNEVRKASEHMNCEFNQQWATNFNNFINNFGLIDIPPWR